The Nitrososphaerota archaeon genomic interval AGTAGCTCTTTTTCGCATGAAGATATTGTTTCTTTGATCTTGCTTAGGATGTTGTGTTCGCCTCTTATGATCCAGATTTCAGGCATCTCTCTTACGCCTCTTTGCTCGTAGATTGGTGTGAGTTCCTCTAGGATTCTCCGCTCGTTTTCAGCCATCTCCTTCTCTAGCCTCATCTTTGTGATCTCTATGCAGGTTGCTGGGTGCTTGGGGTAGAATCTGCTCGGTCTTGAGCGGTCAGAGGCTACCCAACCCTTCTCCTCCAAGCTGTTGAGTACCTCGTAGATCTTTGAGTACGGTACAGCTGATTTTCTGCTTAGCTCGGCTGCGGTCTGCTCGCCGTACTCTACTAGTGTTGTGTAGGCTCTTATTTCGTATTCGGTTAAGCCGAGTCCTTCTAACGCTCTGTATACGCGCTCGCTTATAGGCAGCGATCCCCACCTTATACTAATAATTTGGCTGGCAACTCTTATTAACCTTAATAGTGGTAAATCGAGCCTCAAACACAACATTTATCTAAATTGCTGGGTGTTGTGTAATTTATGCGAGAGGAGCGTTGGCAGAAGCTATTGAGGGAGGAACGTGTGGCTAGGTTAGCTACGCATGGAGATCAAGGTAGAATTCATCTGGTGCCTGTGTGCTACGCTTACGATGGTAAAGATATCTTCATAGGCACGAGCCTAGATTCTAAGAAGGTTAAGAATGTGAGGAGGAATAGTAGTGTTGCGTTTGTCGTCGACTTCTATGTTGAGGATTGGTCTAAGCTGAAGGGTGTTATGATACAGGGGAGGGCTGAGGTTATTGAAAGGGGTAAGGAGTTTGAGGAGGCGAAGAAGCTACTTTATGAGAAGTATCATCAGTACGAGGCTACTGCGCCAATAGAGGAGGGCGAGTCAGCAATCATAAAGATTAAGCCTGAAAAGGTTGTGTCCTGGGATTATGAAAGTTAGAGTGTGGATAAACTTTATCTTACGCTTTATGCAAGGGAAGAATTAGCCGGGATCGCCTAGACTAAACAGGGGGAGAAATCTCCCCAGCCTGGTAGGGCGCAGGCCTGCTAAGTCTGTGACCCGCAAGGGTCTCGGGGGTTCAAATCCCCCTCCCGGCGCCACTTCAGGTACAGTTCTTCTATCATCATTCGATCAAGCTTTCCCCAGTCCACGTGCTGAGATTTTGGTTGACCAAACTATATAGATCGTTGAGTTCTTTGTCGCTGAACTTAACTTCCATAACTTGTAGGAAGTCTTTGTCGATGCCTTCTCTAATAGGGTCTGTATCGTTTGGTTTGAACTGCTCTGGTAGCCTACGCAGCTCCTCTCTGCAATATTTGTCGAAAACTGAAGCAAGCCCTCTGACTTTCTCTTCATCAAGTCTTGTAACATCTAATATCGGCTGGAGTCTCCAGTGGGTCATCTTAAGATCAATCCAACGCCCTCTAGTCTCTGATCTATTCGCTAAGAGTGAGAGTATCCCCCAAGTCGTATTCAGCCATAGACATAGAGCCTTCACCCTATCCTCATCTTTGCCGTTTTTGAGTCTAAGCGCATAGAAGATATTCGAGAGAACCTGTTCAGCGGCGCATATAGCTATAACATGAGCGGTGTCAACCCAAATTCTGTCTGGGACAAGGAGTGTGCTTGAAAATAAATTCATTAAATAGTCTCTCTCCTGGTCTTCTTACTTCCCCATCCTTCGACCTCGCTTCTCGTGACATTATTCTGGTGTTAGGTTCTGTTAGCATTCGTGACCTTATTTCCTCTTCACCTCCGTAAACAGCTGGATAAGAGCCTGGGGTTCCTTGAGGTACTCTTTGGAAGGCGTCGTGGAATTGGTGTCTGTCGATACCTATTGTTGCTATTTCGCCCAGCCTTGCCATCGGAAGATTTGTGTTGAATATTATTCCGTCTAATACATCGCTTGCTATTTGCGTCAGCTTTGGTTCTGGGAAGGCTAGAAGGCTCCCCCAGTTAAATATCCTTTCAGCAAACTTCTTCCTCGAAACCCTATAAGCGTAGGCTCTAGACCCATTAACCTCAAGGTAACCACCATCTTTTGTTGCAAGTATCTTGAACGCTAAGGCCCTAGCCTCCAAAGACGTCGATGGCTTTCTAAGTAAGATCGTAATGGTGGCCTCCTCATCTTCCTCATGTGGTTCTCTCCGCCTCGCAACTACAAGCGCCTCGCTTAAGCTTGTCGATTCAGAGAAGTTGTAGCCGTTTTCCGCATCATAGCTCACTACTATATGCTCAAGATGTAACTTTCTCAACAGTAGGTTGCGTGCTAAGAACCAGCTTACACCAGTCAAAAACGATTTGGGTAGTACGAAGGCTATCTTACCACCATCCCTAATCAGTTTGGAAGCGAGGTAGAGGAAGAGAAGACCCTCACCAGCCTGACCTATATTATATACTTCCTCAACATCAAGCTTGGGTATAACGGCGTATTGCTCATTTAACTCCTTGAAGCCACTTAAGGTTGTTAGTCTCTCTTCCGGATATGTCAACGCTCGAAGGTTTCGCTGTATTATCTCTCTCACATCACTATATTTATCTAGAACATCTTTTCTCACCGCTCCATCCACTATGAAGCCGAAGAGACCTCCCCTCTCCCTCCCCCTCTACCCGTGGCTCTTGTGAAGGGTGGGTTCATGATTAGAAGGTCGAATTCAGGTATCTCCTCCGGCACTTTCTCAGCCTCAGTTATGGATGCTGCTTCAGCCCCCTCTGCAAACTTTTGAGAAGCCCCCTCAAACCACATAGCTATCGATGGTATTCTTCTACCTTTCACGAACTCCAGAGAGCCTAACGTTACTTTACTATTCTCTTTCCCCAAAGGTATAGTGTAGGTATTCATGTGGCTTACTTTTGTTGTTGAATCTTGCAGCGCAAGGTTTGTAGAAGCTATCTGAACAGCATACCTTAAGGTGTCAATACCCCAAATGCCTTCCTCAAGCATCGACTTATGGAAACCTTTGAGATCTACTTCACCTCTTCTAAACCTCGAATATATGTATAGATCCTTTAATGCGTTATATGCTGCCGTCAATAATGTTCCGCTCCCACACGTAAGGTCTCCAACTACAATCGAATCCTTAAACTCTTCAAAGATGCCAGTTCTTGTAAAGACAGTAAGGTAAGCGAGGAGGTAGGCAGCTGGAACCGTGGTAAAGTATGTTGCGAAGCCCTTCCTTACAGCCCAATCCCCAACAACCCTATGATAAATCTTACCGGAGAAGTCCTTTTTAAGAAGGGTTCTTTTGGAGGCACATGTCTCTGCGAGCTCAACAATCTTCTTGAGGGCTAGGGTTATGTCTGGCGGCAAGGCATCAACGACTTGAATAGCTAAGTTATAGACTGGTTCGTAATCGACTTTTTTCGACATCTCCTCGAAAGCCCTCCTTAACCCAAGTTTGAAACCGTACTGACTACACAGACTACTTATACTGCTTAGCCCTAGCTGAGCGTGTATAGACTCGTAGAATGTTGTGCTAAGCAGTACTGTTAGCGCAGCCTTAGCGTAAATCAACTCCCCTATATCCGCATAATTACCGACGGAAAGCCCATACAGCTTATAAAATATCTCGTAAAGGTTTCTAGCTATCTGTTTTCCTTGGTCAACGCTACTCAAACTTTCAACAAACTCGTTGATTTTCTGCTCAATCTCGCCGATTACGCGTGTAAAATCTTCCTCACTTATTATGAACTGTACAGCTTCATTCAATATGGAGGTCAGATCTGTAATCCTTGCTTCCATCCAACCAGTAACCCATCTAGACTCAACTTTTTTACTGGTTAAATAAGCGAGCAACACCGCTGAGATATCTGCCGGGGCTATCAACCTAACCTCAAAGACGGAGCTCTTCAATCTCTCTTCGAGCTCTAACTCCGTAAGGTTCGAGGGAAAACTTTCCTTATAGTAAATCGCCACACCCAAATCTCCAAATTCTTCTTCAATTCTACGCTTCACATCATTCTCTGCGTCCACCCGCGAATAAGAACCCTCTAAAACCACCTTCACACCATTTACCCACACCACGACATCAGGCCTACCCCTACCTGATAGATGCTCACTCACAGCTCTAAAGCGTAGCTCACTACTCAACAGACGAGCAAGAAGCACGTTAAGCCTACTCTCAAAAGCCCTCCCAGAAGATTCAAACCCCAACTGAATCCTTCACCCTCCCCAATACGCGCATCTTCCTACATCTTCCCCTGTTTCTACACATCTACTACGCATAAATGATACCCCATCTAATTGATCAACTCACCTTATAAGGGTTATTACTACACACAAAAATACCCCCAACATCTCAACCACACAAAGGCTTGGTGCGGGATCCGGGATTCGAACCCGGGACCACCAGCTTGGGAGGCTGGCATCCTAACCACTAGACCAATCCCGCTCCACAAAACACTACCCGAACCCTCCTTTAAACCATTACCCCAACCAATCTCAAACCATAAAGCGTAGATGTGAGCAAAATCTTTAACCTAATCTAAACCATTAGTTAACGTGGCGCCGCGGTCGCCTAGACAACAAGGGGGAGACATTAGATGCCCCAGCTCGGTAGGGCGCAGGCCTGGAGCCTAGGTAGCCAGCGAGCCTGTGACCCGCAAGGGTCTCGGGGGTTCAAATCCCCCCCGCGGCGCCAAACCTTAGAGTTATTCTGCGCTGCTAAAAGATTATAGGCTTCGGAATCTTTTGCATAAGGGGAATGGGTAGGTTTAGGGTTGGCACATCCGGCTACAGCTACTTCTGGAACCCGGGTGTGCCGACACCCTTTGAGTGGTATCTTAAGCAAGGCTTCAATACCGTTGAGATTAACGCTAGCTTCTACCGATTCCCCTCACCGAGTTGGGTGAAAGCGTGGGTTAAAGCGCCGAGAGACTTCGACTTCTCCATAAAGGTGCACCGCTCGATAACCCACTACACCAAACTTTCAGAGAAAGCCCTCAGACTGTGGAGCAGATTTGAGGAGCCGTTCAAGCCCATCGGGGATAGAATAGCGTTCTGGCTCTTCCAGATGCCCTCAAACTTCAAACCAAACGAAAGAAACATAACCAAACTAACACACTTCTTCACAAGCCTAAACCTAGGGGAGAGGGCAGTCGTCGAATTCAGAGAGCGGAGCTGGTGGCGTAGAAAAGACGACCTCAAGACCTCTGGGGTCTCTTTCTGCTCAGTAGACGCACCAGACCTACCAAGAGACATAATCACCCTAAACGACCTGATCTACCTTAGGCTACACGGAAGAGAGGAGTGGTATGCCTACGTGTATAGTAGAGAGGAGCTAGAGGAGATCGTAAAGAGGATAAAGGAAGCAAACGCTAAGATGGCTTACATCTACCTCAACAACGACCTCGGGATGCTAGAAAACGGCAGACTGCTCATGAAGATGCTGCAGATTTAGGTAAGTTTATCTAACAATAAACCATATAGCCTTCTGCCCACGTTGACTCGACGACGCATCTACCTAATCGTCTTTCTCATCCTAATAGGGTTCACAGCACTCGGCTCAGCGACAACCGTAGATAGAAGCGAAGCAGATAAGATATTAGAAGATGTGAGAAAGACCGTGCCAGCCACACCAAGCATCATAGATATCTTCAGCAACAACATAAGAGTAGTGCTCCTCATGCTCATCCCAGGGTTAGGGCTTATCCTAGCACCATACGTGCTCTACAACACAGGACTAGTCTTCTCAGCATCTGGCGTAGTAAATAATATCTCCGGCGTTACACTCTTCTTAACCACTACTATCTTACCATTCTTCTGGCTTGAGTTTGCAGCCTACGCAGCCTCCATAACCCAGAACCTCTATCTGATCTGGGCGATTAAGTCCAAGATTCTAAGATATGAGTTACGCAACCTCGCTTACACACTAATCGCTATAGCTGCTCTTCTTCTGCTAGGCGCTTGGGTTGAAATGATCTTTATTTCGTCTTAGCTTTAACTCTGTTGTTAGCCTTTTCGAGCAGCCAAGGCATATACTTCTTAACCAGCGCAAGCATTTCATCGTTCCCAATTCTGGTAAGCCTGCCCTCATCATACATCGCCTTGATCTCATTATGGATCTCAACCACACCAGGCGTCGATTTAGTAACCTTGTTATCACCTGTGAGCCTAAAGTAGTGGTTTATCCAGAAGACTACACCAGCAAGACCAGAGTATTCTGAGACAGCCACACCAGGCGGTCGATCTAGAAGCTTCTCTGTGTCAAACGGTAGGTACATCTCTATGTTTTTGAGAAGACCATCAGCATGTATGCCAGCCCAGGTAATGTTGAAGTTTTCACCTACAATAGGGTAGTAGGGTGGGATGCTGTAGCCTACTTCTTCCTCATAATATTGGGCGATCTTCGTTATCACCCTAGTATCCATACCATCCAAGTCACCTTTGATGGTCGCATACATGAAGACCATCGCCTCTAGCGGCACATTTCCAGCCCTCTCACCTATCCCAAGTAGGGTGCAGTTGACTAATGATGCACCGTAGAGCCAAGCGGAAACAGAGTTTGCAACACCCATATGAAAGTCGTTATGCCCGTGGAACTCCAACTGCTCCGATGGGACATCACAGAGGTTGTTTATGACCCAGATGAGCTTCGGAACACTCCTCGGCAGGGCTCCAGCGTCCCAAGGTAGTCCTATACCTAGAGTATCACAGACCCTTACTTTAAACGGAAGCCCGTATTTGCGTGAAAGCTTCGTAAGCTTCTTGATAAACGGAACCACTACTCCAAATATGTCTGCCCTCGTGGAGTCTTCTAGGTGCACACGAGGCACTATACCAAGCCTAAAAGTCTCCTCAGCCACCTCAAGATACTTTGAAATCACCCTCTCACGACCTAGCCCAGGGAACTTATAGAAGATGTGGTAGTCACTGACAGGCGTAACCATGCCGCACTCCTCAACCTTACTCTCCTTTACGAGCTTCAGATCTTCATAGGTTGGTCTCATCCAACCAGCTATGATCGGATATTCGTAGCCGAGGTTTCTACAAGCCTCAACAGCTTCTCTATCCTTCTTGGAATATAGAAAGAACTCCGATTGTAGGATCTTTCCCTCTGGGCCGCCTAGCTCGTGAAGTAAGGTGTAGAGATCCACGATCTGCTTGACAGTATATGGTTCACGTGCTTGCTGCCCATCCCTGAAGGTCGTGTCAGTTATCCAGATCTTCTCAGGTGTCTTGAGTGGGAGGAGTACGCCGTCGAAGACTGTTAGCGGCGGTTTATCCCAAGGAAAGAACTCTTTGTAGAGCTTTGGCTTAGGCACGTCAACAACCTCATAGTCAGGAAGATCGATGGACTCCTTCCTAAGGTATGCGAGGAATTCCCTTCGCTTCTCCTGATCCAGATACTTTATACTCAACTTCCCCTAACATAACCTCTTGGATAATAAGTATATTACCTTATCGGTCATATGGTCAAATTAACAGTTGGACATCTTCCTGCTTAGCAAACGTCGAGCGGTGCCGACATTTGATTAGACAAGTGGTTATCGTACATGGCTCGGCTCAAATACCTTCGCCTTGTTACTATCCTCATATTTGTGCTGAACAATAGACCAGATGGTATTATAGCTGAGAAAAGTCTTGTTGACGACTAACCGTAGTCTTAAAGCAACTGGGAAGTAGAGAGAGGGCGCTCTGCTGCGTAAGGTTTAGAAGGGTACGTGGATAGGCTTAAGATGGTGGGCGTCAAGTTGGTTGTTGTAGTTGCAATTGTTGGTCGTAAGAAGTCTGGTAAAACTTGGGTGATGGAGTACCTAATTTCAAGACTCGCTGGGATGGGCTTTAAAATCGGTGCTGTGAAACATATACACGAGGAGGGCATAACGATAGACACCACCGGTAAGGATACGTGGCGGTTTGCTAAAGCGGGTGCTAAGGTCGTTTTAAGCGCTTCACCAGACGAGTTGGCTTTGATCAAAAGATCCAAGATGTACTACAGCAATTTAGATAGCATCCTAGAGTGCTTGAAGGGTGAAGATTTAGATTTCATATTCATAGAAGGGTTTCACTCCCTTGTAGCGAAGAGAGCGGATGTATACAAGATCTTGACAGCCAAAGATGCTGAGGACTTAAATGGACTTCTCATAGGTACCGAGCCTCCTATTTTAGCCGCTACCGGAGTTATAGGTGAAAGTGTAAGTCGGCTAACAGATCAAAGCCCACCTATAATCAATCTGAAATTGAATGGTG includes:
- the mobB gene encoding molybdopterin-guanine dinucleotide biosynthesis protein B, with product MGVKLVVVVAIVGRKKSGKTWVMEYLISRLAGMGFKIGAVKHIHEEGITIDTTGKDTWRFAKAGAKVVLSASPDELALIKRSKMYYSNLDSILECLKGEDLDFIFIEGFHSLVAKRADVYKILTAKDAEDLNGLLIGTEPPILAATGVIGESVSRLTDQSPPIINLKLNGEELVNRIKALVQKKEEP
- a CDS encoding DUF72 domain-containing protein; protein product: MGRFRVGTSGYSYFWNPGVPTPFEWYLKQGFNTVEINASFYRFPSPSWVKAWVKAPRDFDFSIKVHRSITHYTKLSEKALRLWSRFEEPFKPIGDRIAFWLFQMPSNFKPNERNITKLTHFFTSLNLGERAVVEFRERSWWRRKDDLKTSGVSFCSVDAPDLPRDIITLNDLIYLRLHGREEWYAYVYSREELEEIVKRIKEANAKMAYIYLNNDLGMLENGRLLMKMLQI
- a CDS encoding TrmB family transcriptional regulator — encoded protein: MRLDLPLLRLIRVASQIISIRWGSLPISERVYRALEGLGLTEYEIRAYTTLVEYGEQTAAELSRKSAVPYSKIYEVLNSLEEKGWVASDRSRPSRFYPKHPATCIEITKMRLEKEMAENERRILEELTPIYEQRGVREMPEIWIIRGEHNILSKIKETISSCEKELLVAIPTLSTRLANLLTPTFTKLTQKVKVRILLTTNIDRSIITALARLGEVRLRDQMFGGGVIADTNQVILVLGGGSENESQLAIWSAHTSLAKFAKNYFDYLWSDSYTPKDLEAKR
- a CDS encoding stage II sporulation protein M, whose amino-acid sequence is MTRRRIYLIVFLILIGFTALGSATTVDRSEADKILEDVRKTVPATPSIIDIFSNNIRVVLLMLIPGLGLILAPYVLYNTGLVFSASGVVNNISGVTLFLTTTILPFFWLEFAAYAASITQNLYLIWAIKSKILRYELRNLAYTLIAIAALLLLGAWVEMIFISS
- a CDS encoding pyridoxamine 5'-phosphate oxidase family protein, with amino-acid sequence MREERWQKLLREERVARLATHGDQGRIHLVPVCYAYDGKDIFIGTSLDSKKVKNVRRNSSVAFVVDFYVEDWSKLKGVMIQGRAEVIERGKEFEEAKKLLYEKYHQYEATAPIEEGESAIIKIKPEKVVSWDYES
- a CDS encoding 2-isopropylmalate synthase, yielding MKYLDQEKRREFLAYLRKESIDLPDYEVVDVPKPKLYKEFFPWDKPPLTVFDGVLLPLKTPEKIWITDTTFRDGQQAREPYTVKQIVDLYTLLHELGGPEGKILQSEFFLYSKKDREAVEACRNLGYEYPIIAGWMRPTYEDLKLVKESKVEECGMVTPVSDYHIFYKFPGLGRERVISKYLEVAEETFRLGIVPRVHLEDSTRADIFGVVVPFIKKLTKLSRKYGLPFKVRVCDTLGIGLPWDAGALPRSVPKLIWVINNLCDVPSEQLEFHGHNDFHMGVANSVSAWLYGASLVNCTLLGIGERAGNVPLEAMVFMYATIKGDLDGMDTRVITKIAQYYEEEVGYSIPPYYPIVGENFNITWAGIHADGLLKNIEMYLPFDTEKLLDRPPGVAVSEYSGLAGVVFWINHYFRLTGDNKVTKSTPGVVEIHNEIKAMYDEGRLTRIGNDEMLALVKKYMPWLLEKANNRVKAKTK
- a CDS encoding N-6 DNA methylase, with product MGFESSGRAFESRLNVLLARLLSSELRFRAVSEHLSGRGRPDVVVWVNGVKVVLEGSYSRVDAENDVKRRIEEEFGDLGVAIYYKESFPSNLTELELEERLKSSVFEVRLIAPADISAVLLAYLTSKKVESRWVTGWMEARITDLTSILNEAVQFIISEEDFTRVIGEIEQKINEFVESLSSVDQGKQIARNLYEIFYKLYGLSVGNYADIGELIYAKAALTVLLSTTFYESIHAQLGLSSISSLCSQYGFKLGLRRAFEEMSKKVDYEPVYNLAIQVVDALPPDITLALKKIVELAETCASKRTLLKKDFSGKIYHRVVGDWAVRKGFATYFTTVPAAYLLAYLTVFTRTGIFEEFKDSIVVGDLTCGSGTLLTAAYNALKDLYIYSRFRRGEVDLKGFHKSMLEEGIWGIDTLRYAVQIASTNLALQDSTTKVSHMNTYTIPLGKENSKVTLGSLEFVKGRRIPSIAMWFEGASQKFAEGAEAASITEAEKVPEEIPEFDLLIMNPPFTRATGRGGGRGEVSSAS